CAGGAGCCTCATTTGCCCCTGGGCTAATTGCGCGtctggggacagagctgccaCTTCTGCCACCGCCGTGCGCGTCACCTCCTCCCGTGCCCGCCGCCAGCGCCCCCTCCTCATGCCGGTGACCCCGAACCCTCCGGTGCTGCGGAACCGGGAGGATCCCGGTGACCCCGAACCCTCCAATGCTCATTCGGTACCGGGAGGATCCCGGTGATCCCGAATCCTCTGTTCATTAGGAACCGGGAGGATCCCGGTGACCCCGatccctccagctctgcctgctctccGTGCCTTTGTTATTTATCGAAATTCCCCCGAGCGCACAGGACGGAGCTTTAGGAAAGGTTTGGCACAGCCGGGCGTCGTTTGTCATTGACGCCAAGTGACAACGTGGTGGCATCTCGgcgctgggaaggagcagggcagggtgaccGTGGGTGCATCCCCCTGGAAGGGGATGGGTAAATGATATAATTGCCATAAATTTATTATAAGGCTGGTTTTAAGTCACAAACTGGCGTTTagtccccagggctgagggcaccGGCGTGGCTGCATTGTCCCCAACAGTGTCACCACACCGCGAGTGCCTGCCACGTGTCACAGCGCTGTGAGCAGGTGTGAGGGTGGCGTGTGCCCTTAACGAGCTTGGCTTTGCTGACAGGAGATGCCGCTCGGTGTCCCCGCATGGGACAATTAGCGCCCTGGCTAATTAATGAGCCAGCGCggcctcctgccagccctgctgctgactGTGGCCAGGcccggtgtccccgtgtcccgtgccaaaatcagcacagggtgagctggtggcatcgCCACCCCGGGGTGGCCAAGGAGAGcccgtgtcccctccgtgtcccctccgtgtcccctccgtgtcccctccgtgtcccctccgtgtcccaGGTGCGGGGCGGCGCTGCCCGAGGGGAGGGAGCGGGTCCGGCCGCCGGaaggggggaagggaaggaggcagttgccatggaaaccgCAAATAAAATCGATGCACGCCGCCGGTGGGCTCGGAGCGGAGCCGGGCCCGGCCAGGGCAGCATCGCCGCGTGCCCGGGGGTCGCTGCAGCCCCTCCGGTGCCCTCCGTGCCGTGCCCAGGgatgaggggacagggacagctcgggGAGGACCCCACCGTCCTGGCCTCGCCCCGTCCCCTCCGCAGCCCCGGCTGAGCcgtcctgcccagccccagcccggcaGCTCCCCCAGGACGGgcacagcttctccccagccacGGATCCtcctgtccgtccgtccgtccgtccgtcccggtgccggtgccccgAGCGCGGGCCCCagctgcggcggcggcggcctcGCTAATGAGCTGCAGCGCTGATGaatgtggcagctctgctggaacgGCCGTCATTAGCCGCCGGCGGAGCTGAGCGGAATAACAAGCGGCTCCGGGGGCTCGGCGCGGggtccccccgagccccccgcgGCCGTGCGGGGACACCGGGCCGCGCTCCGGGGCCGCTCTGTGCCCGGCGGGGCTCCGGGACCCCGCGGTGCCGCCGCCCCGAAGCGGAGCGGCTCGGGAGGCTCCCGGCCGCGCCACCCGCCCGGTTTGGCTCTGTCCTGTGGGGGACGGGGTGGCCACCACAGAGGAACCCCTCCTTCCCCATCGCTGTCCCCACACCTGTCCCCACGCCGCGGGCTGGCCACGTCACCCCTCTATTGTGTCCTGGCTGAGTCCTACCAAACTCACGTCACTCGTGTCACCAAACACGGCCCCTCCGCTGTCccctgggggtttggggacactggagcaGTGAGGACCCCCCAGCCCCCGGCCGGAGCCGCAGCGGGGTCCCCGCGGGTCCCTGCCCCTCGCAGCGGGCGCCCCTCGGCGCTGTCACCGCACCCCGACCGCCCGCGGCCGCTCCCCGCGTCCCTGTCACAACAAAGGAAAACATCTCCGGATGGAAACTGCGGGAGGGTCGTCACGGcaacactgctgctgcaggatttcACCAGAATCCCGGCGTTCGGGCTCAAAAAGACGCGCAGGGCCCGCGCTCCCcgcgcagccgccgccgccgatCCTGCCGGGCTTGGGGCCCCGGAGCGGCCCCGAGGGACGGGGACACCCCGATTGCGCTGTCCTGAGCCAcccgcggggctcggggctgtggggacacggCGACAGCAGGCTCTGCCTCGTGGGAGCAGCTTGGGGATGGATGTGGGGCTGGAAGGTGCGGGGACCCCACCCTGGGCGAGGATGGTGACACTGGGACATGCTCGGTGACAGATCTGGCACTGCCATCCCTGGGCTCAGAGGGCGACACTGGGACACGCCTGGTGCCAGATGTGGCATTGCCATGCTGGACagagtgctgggctcagagggCGGCACTGGGACACGCgcagtgccagctctggctctgccaccCCTGGGCTcagagggtggcactgggacccGCTGGagtcccctcccagctgcaggcaggacacTGGGACGCCGGACTgatgccagggcaggagctggtgccCAGCGCGGCCCCGGGCCCGGAGCAGCTGCCGAGGAGGGGGGAGAGGTGTCGGTGACACCCCGGTCCCCGAGCCGCGCTGGAGGGTGCCTGCTGTGACATTCATCTCCATTCATCTCCTCTTGAGGCCAGAGCTCGGCTCAGCCActgccagagctgtcccctgCCACCCAAACGGCCGTGGCACATCCCCGGAGCTCTGCCGGGACTCGGTGTCCCCTGGAGGTGGCCCGGGGTGTCCCCTCCCTCACCTTTGGGTCCCCGAGAGGCTCCGGGGCCCTCTCGAGGGCCGGGGTCgggctgtgagcagctgtgGTGGAGCTTTTTGGGGTGGGTGACGCGGGGGACGGGCTGGGCCCGGAGGGAATGCGGGATGAGCCCATCGATCCCTGCTCGGATTGCCAGGTGAAATTCAGGAGGGCtaagagcaggaggaaggatttggggctgcaggaggaaggatTTGGGGCTGCAGGACCCAGCTGTGGTGGGGGGCACCAGGTGAGGGTTTCAGACCACCCCTGACCCATCCTCTCCTCcgaaccaccccaaaaccaccccggGGTTCCCCCTCCAAAGATCCCTGTGGTGTCTGGATCCTCCGGGAGCGGGAGGAAGCCGCGATATCAAACCCCTGGGACCCTCTCCCCAATTCCCCCTGGCAAAGCCCGCGGGGACGGCGCCCCCCGTCCCTGTGCCCCCGGCCCGGGCACCTCCAcgggccgggcccgccagcTGCAGCCGCATAAAGGAGGGGaacagaggagctctgtgcgCCGGCAACGCCGGGACTGTGCCGGAGCAGGGGGGGCTCACAAAAGGCAGGAAACGCCACCGAAAGTCTGGCACAATGGAGTCGGAAATGAGAACTTTGCTCTCGGGTTTCCACGGATCCATCCTATGGgcgaaatggggaggggggattCTCTGCTCTTGGTGCCAAGTCGTGGGAGACAGGCTGGCATTCTTCGGTCACCGGCGGGAAGGTGACCCCCTAcccaccccccccaaaaacccccccaaagcTCAGTGATGGTTTCCTTCCCCCTTTTTGGGGGTCGTTTCTGGTAGCGCAGCTCTTCAGAGAGTCTCggccattttgggggggtttggggctttttgaaGTCTTTATGCACCCACAGCATCTCCCAGCCCCCCCGCGCCCCATTCCGGCCCCACACGGGGGTGCGGGgtctggggctgtgccctgtaTGGCTTaacgggaattttggggtgtggAGGGGCTGGAAGACGCTCCCCTCTTTggaaacacccccaaaaaatcaaggCTGGGTCCCCCCGCCCTTCCTGCTCTTATTACAGGGACCCCACCACATCCCCTTCGGGACCCCACCCCCATCAGAGCCCCCCCTCTTCCGCGGCCCCCCATCTCTCCCAGCGCCCTCTTAGAGCCCCCCCTCCCTGTAGGGACCCCCCAGCCCCTTCCGCGCTGCGCGGGGCGCAGGGGGCGGCCCCGCTCCATGGGGAGGGGGCGGCCCCGGTTTGGGGGGGCCGGCCCGGGTTTGGGGGGGCGGCGCATGCGCGGCCGCCCCTCGCCCTGCGCCGGGCAGCGCGGAGCGGGCGCGGGTTCTCCGCCGCTGCGGGCAGGTGCgggcggcggcaccggcggcaccggcggggagggcccggcccgccgccaGCCGCGAttggcccggcccggcccggctcggccccCTCCGGGGGGGCCCGGCCCGCTGCCCCCCGCTCCGAGCGCCGCTTTTAACCCCCGGTGCCGGCGGGGCTGCTCGGCTCCACCGGCGGCGATGAGTCCCGGCGCGCCCTGAGCACGGAGCAGGTACGTGCGGCACCGGCACGGGCACCGGCACGGGCACCGGCacgggcaccggcaccgccccCGCTGCGGGCCGGCCGTGGGCACGGTGACACCGGCACGGCTACGGCAGGAGCGGGACGGATCCGCGCTGGGGGCGGGGATGGGGACGGTGACAGCGACACCGACACCGGCACCGGCAGCGCCATGGCGGGATCCGAGCCGGATCCGGGCTGGGGAcgcggcggggctgcgggggctgCAGGAATGCGGGGCCCGGTGGCGGCGGTGGGGACGGTGACACCGGCAGCGCTGCGGGGACGGGGATGGGGGCGGTGACACCGGCAGCGACACCGGCGCCACCACGGCAGGAGCGGGATGGAGCCGGGTGGGGAATGCGGGGGTGGGGGGGCCCGCGGCGGGGACGGGGACGGTGACACCggcggggatggggatggggatggggatggggatggggatggagatggagatggggacGGTGACACcggcagggctgtggcaggatGGGGACGGTGACACcggcagggctgtggcaggagcaggacgGATCCGGGCTGGGGACGCAGAGGGACGGAGGACACTGGGGGTGACACTGTGGGGGCCGGGGTGACGGAGGGTGGCCCTGGCGCGGGGGAGATGCTGCGGACACTGAGGGGACCCTGTCAGGGAtggggtgcagggctggggacagcggggccgGAGGGGACACTGCGGGGATCGGGGCACTGGGACACCGGGACAATGGGGGCGTGGCCAGCGCCGTtgtggggacaccgggacagggggacacggggagcaCCCGAGCTCTcatgggctggggacactgaggggacacgggacactggggacacgggacaggcACACCgtgccctgagcccccaggagctggcagcGACACAGAGGGCAAGCAGAGGGGTGGCAGGACAGGGCCACCCGAGTGTCACCCCCTGGGTGCCACAGCCTGGGCCGCCCGGTTCCTTGCTGGTGACGCTGGTGGCTCCCTGGCGGGTCCGGAGACGGGAATGTCCCTGTCCCGGGGTGGCAGTGCCGTGGCCGGGATGTCCCCAGCATGGGGACACAgcacggatggatggatggatgtgggGCGCGGGGCTCGGCAGCCCCACAATCGGTGGGACAGCGGTGCCTGGATCCGAGCCAGGCCCACCGGCCCGGGGTGTCTCCCCCTGTTCTGTCACGGGCGCGGTGTCGGGAGTCGCTCCCGGCGTGTGGCCGAGCCccggcagggctgggatggagcccaGGGCTCCGGAGCTTtgcagggagaggcagaaagCGGGGCAACAAGAATAAATAAAtctataaaaaaatttaaaaagaggaGCAAATTCTAAAATAAAGGCTGCAGACTGTCTGCCTAATAAAAATCGCACCGGCAAAGGGCCCATATTGGCCGGGATCACAGCTTCCCGAGGTGCTAATTTATTCCGGCAGGCTGGGGGGAGCGGGGAGCATCACGTTGCCTGTGAGATGTGACGGCAGCGAGGTTTGCAGAATTCCTTTGTTGTGGGCAGAGAGGAGGGGACGCGgagccggccccgccgccgggctcccgccgcggccccggggACACCGGCAGGACAGCCCGGGGCCCCCGGGACACCGGCAGGACAGCCCGGGGCCCCCGGGACCCCGCGGCGCCGGGAGGGAGGTGGGTGCTGGGAGGGTCCGGGGGGCTCGGGTTgggggtgcaggagcagctccagggatggcaGCCGTGAGGGGGGAACACGCTGGGGGTGTGCACCGCCATGTCGCCCGTGCGTTGGTGGCACCGCGGGCCGGAGTGACCCGCGGGGGCATCGGAGGTCAGGGGGGCTGCGGTGGGCTTGGGGACAGCCCGTGGGCTTGGGGACAGCCGGTGGCACCGCCGGGTTGGGGGTCCGCAGGGTGGGGACGCCAATGTCCCGCTGCATCTCGGCTGGGTGGGCAGTGCCCCTCTGTCCGGCCACCCCTCCCGTGtccccagcgctgtccccaatgtcccgGCGGGGTCCCGGATCCgcccccggcccagcccgggcTCGGGGCACAGGAGACCCCCGCACTGACCGGGTGGTCCCGGCGGCCTGTGTGGAATTAAGCTCGGTTTCAGCTCAAGATAATCACCAGCCCCGACTTTGCATATTCATGAGCAGGATGAATTATTCATGAGGTGACAGCGAGTGACAGATGTGAAAATGTTCGCCCGgctttggggggatttgggggggcgTTTTGCACCGGCGCTATTTTGGATTCCTCTCGGTTGGGCcgggacaccgaggggacaccgaggggacagggagagggacagggacagggacagggacccgCTCCTTGTCCCCGCGGGGGCAGGGACACGTGGCCTTGGGGACGTCATTGTGACACCGCCCTGACTGCGGGGACAGACCCCGCGGTGACATTCGGGCTTGGGTGGCCGAGGCCACCTCCGTCCCTCGGCAGCGCTGTgcccccctgtgccacccccggGCCTCGCTGCCACCACCGGGCACTGCCTGGTGACACCCGCACGGCCCAGCCCGCGCTGCTTTCCCCGGGAATCCCGGCTGGATCCTGCCGGGGACCCGCGATCCATcccgggccggccccggggCCACCGCGGGGTCAGGATGTGGCCGTGCCACCCAGGAATGTGGCCGTGCCACCCAGGAATGTGGCCGTACCACCTCAGGGATGCGGCAGTGCCACCTCAGGGATGTGGCGGTGCCACCCCGGGCTGCCCCAACCCCGGCGGTGCCACCCCGTGGATTCACGGACGGCGACGAGCAGGGAGCGATTCCGCCCCGGTGACACTGCCCGCCCGTGGGGACACCGCGAGTGGTGGccctggcccggcagggctggCGCGTCCCGTGTCCCTTGTCCTGACCCAGGATAAGCTGTTTGCTGGCTCAGCACCTTGCCGGGGGTGCGGGCACGGACAGGGGCACAGCCATGGCAATGTGTCCCCTGCGTGTGCCGCGTGTCCCcggaggagcagagctgtgtcccgTCCCTGCCGcggggacactctggggacagctgagctctcccaggTGCTGCCGGCCCGGCCTTTCCCGCTTCTCCTGCTGCGAAAGCAAATCCCGCAGGAACGCTGATGGCAGGGGAGGCACGACTCGGCCAATGAATTTATATCGTTTGCCGAGAATTTTCTATTTTCCCCCTGGAGTGGGAGGAATGGGCAGAGTTTGGCGCTGACCCGGCGGAATTCCCTTCGCGGAGCTCCCCGAgcggggctgcaggagccgctggcgctgccccggggctgctttgggcttttccagcccctgGGGGATTCACCCGGCCAAAGGCGCCCCCGCCGCCCATTCCGGAGCCCGGAATGTCCCAggtcacctccctgtcccctcccagctcgtggctctggggacagagcGCCCCGCggaggggaaggggctgccaAGGCTTTTTTCTCGAAGAGAAATCAGATTAAACGCGGTTCTGCATCCCCGAAAAGGCCCTTTGCCAGCGGGGGTCTCCTTTCTTCTCgccatttctctctttctttctttctttctattttcgTCCCATAAAAGCACAGAAGGGACGGGGGGAGGCACCGAGGGATGAGAAATGGAGCATCGGGGACGGGGGGTGAGGCACACTCGGTTTGGGGCTCCCGGTGCTCCCCAAATCcgtgcctggcacagggcagggatgggacaaaGCAGGAGCAGCGAATTCCAGCGTGGATCTGGGGGGGACTCGGGGGTTGGCTCGGGCTCGTGGGCAcgtggtggcactttggggttggtttggggggCGCTGGGGGTGCCCGCGGTGCCTCTGCCCGGCTGgctgggcaccccagggctgagGGATGGTGCTGGTGGGAGCTGGGTGATGGTGGTGGGCACGGGAATATGGCTGTGGTGGGCATTGGGTGATGGCTGTGCCAGGCGATGGTTGTGGTGGGAGTTGTTTGATGGAACTGGGTGGTGATGGTGGGCACAGGGTGATGGTGATGGGCACTAGGTGATGGTGGCAGCCCCTGGGTGATGGTGACAGGCtctgggtgatggtggcagCCCCTGGGTGATGGTGACAGGCTCTGGGTGTCCAGGATGGCACGGCCTGGCAGGTCAGGGGTGGCACGGGCATGGCACGGCCTGGCAGGTCCAGCATGGCACGGCCTGGCACGGCCTGGCAGCCCCGCTGTGCCCGCAGGTCCAGGATGGTCCCTGTGATGGGGGATGCCGCCTGCTGGGTCCTGCTcgggctctccctgctccccatcGCCGTCCTGGGTAAGTGCTCGGCGGCCGGGGCTCGTTAGGGAGCGAACGGCAATTAATGATGAGCTCGGGGCCAGTTCATCAATAAatcccgggcagggctggggccgcCGTGGGATTAGGGAGGGAGAAGCCCCCAGGCCCCCTCCCTCCGCTGGGATCGCTGCAGGCGAGACCGCAAATCCTTaaatccccctccccaggccCGGCTGAGCCCCCCGGGGATTTGCCGCGGCTCGGAGCCGtgtccccccctgtcccccccggCTTCGGGGACACCGCTGCTCGGGGGGCTTCGGGACCGGGGGTTTGGGGATCGGGGGGCTTTGAGATAGGGGGCTTTGGGATCGGGGGGTTTGGGatcggggggtttggggtcggggggtttgggatcggggggtttggggtcgggGGGCTTGGGGATCGGGGGCTTTGGGACCGGGGCATTTTGGGATCCGGGGCTTTGGGatcggggggatttggggtcgcCCAGCCCGAAGCGCTCCCTGTGCCCCGATGAGCCGAGGGCTgagagggagggggaggaaggcGCCGGGGGGGAGGAAGGCCCCGTGGGAGAGGGGGGGATTAGTGGCTGTCCCCGGCCCCCCGCTGGTCCCTGACCCCACTGGGGGCTCCAGGGGGGCCCGAGACGCGGGGGATTTGCGGCGGCGCTGGGAGCCTGCACAGGCTGGGACGGGATTAGcgcgggaggaagaggaggaggaggatgaggagaggGCGGTCACGGTCCTGCCACGCTTTATCCCAGCACGGGGGGGCTTTTCCCCGTGCCACCGGGCTCGGGGGCGTCCTTGGCGAGCGATCCCCCTGTGGTGGCAGGGCCAGGCGCGCTGGTGTCCCCCGGGAGCCGAGTGGCACCCATGGGTGCAGAGCAGCGCcctcaccctggggacaccccgagGGGCCGGGCAGCACCCCGGGGAGGGGCGCGGACCCCTCCGAGTGGGGGTTCCGCCCCAGAGGGGTCACGGCCGGGCTGCAGCCGCTCGATGGGGCGGCCGCGCTTTATCCCACCCCATCCTCCCgttcctgcccctcctgggggGCTCAGCGGAGCCCCCCACACCCTGCCATGCCCCCAACCCTCCGTGCCGTGCCCAAACCCCCGGGGCAGCCGCGCCGCTGTCCCCGCAGGCGCGCAGGACGAGGGGAAGGTGATCCACATCACCCGGGTGCAGCACCAGGCGGTGCGCGTGGGGCTGGGCGAGCCCGCgaccctgccctgcctcttCCTGCTGCACCCCCCGGCCTCGCTGGGCCCCAACGAGCCCCCGGAGCCGCCGCGCGTCAAATGGAGCAAGGTGCGCTCGGCCGGCGGCCAGCGGGAGGACGCGCCCGTCCTGGTGGCCAAGGAGAGCGCCGTGAAGGTGGTGCGGGCCTACGAGGGCCGGGTGGCGCTGCCCGGCTACGGCCGCGACCGCTCCAACGCCTCGCTGCAGCTGCGGGCGGCCCGCGCCAGCGACGCGGGGCTCTACCGCTGCGAGGTGGTGGCGGGCATCGACGATGAGCAGGACCTGCTGCCGCTGGAGGTGACGGGTGAGCGGGCACGGCCATGGGGCACGGCCAGGGGGGCGCTGGGGCGGTCGTGCAGCCCCTGGCGCTGAGGGAGGGTGGGTGGGATGGGCATTCAGGGTGAGCTGGGCACCCCGTGAGAGCTGGGCACCCCATGAGAGCTGGGCACCCCGTGAGAACTGGGCACCCCATCTGTTCCCTGCACCCCATGAGAACTGTGAGCCCCATTTATTCCCTTCACACAATTTATTCCCTGCACCCTATTTTCTCCCCGTACCCCATGGCAGCTCTCCCCTCCATGTACCCCCTACAAGCCGTGTCCCAAGTGCCCCATGGCAGTTGGGCACCCCATGAACCCGAAACCCCGTCCCAGTTCTGCACCCCGTGCCAGCCCCGCACCCCGTGCCAGCCCCGCATCCCCGCAGCCGCGTCCTgctgccccatgtcccctctcGCTGTCCCCAGGCGTTGTGTTCCACTACCGGCCCGCGGGCGAGCGCTACGCGCTGAGCttccccgccgcccgccgcgcctGTCGCGACAACTCCGCCGTCATCGCCTccccccagcacctccaggccGCCTTCGAGGACGGCTACGACAACTGCGACGCGGGCTGGCTGAGCGACCAGAGCGTGCGGTGAGAGCGCGGGGCGGGCCAGCCTCCAAAGCACCCCCCAGACCGCCCCCAAACCACCCCTGCCCACTCCGGGCACCCCCGGGCCATCGCCTGGCCACTCTGGGAGCCCCCAGGAACCCCCGGGCACCCCCGGGCACCCCCGGGCACCCCGGGCCGCCCTCCTCGCGGAGCCCCGCGCCCACCGTGCCCCTCCCGGCAGGTACCCCATCACCCTGTCCCGGCCCGGCTGCTACGGAGACCGCGAGAGCCTCCCCGGCGTGCGCAGCTACGGCCGCAGGGAGCCCGAGGAGCGCTACGATGTGTACTGCTACTCCCGGGAGCTGCGAGGCAAGGGCTGCGCGCCGGGAGGGTgcccggggggtcccgggggggtccctGCGTGCCCAGGGGGTCCCTGCGTGCCCACGGCCTGGCCACGAGCACGGCTGGGTgcccaggggtgtccctgtccttccCTTGGCCATGGTGTGGCTGGGTGCCCGCGTTGTCCCTCCGCGGTCACAGTGTGGCTGGCTGGGTGCCCAGGGATGTCCCTTTGTGGCCATGGCATGGCTGGGTGCCCAGGGTGTCCCTTCCCGGCCATGGTGTCCCCACGATATCCCTCTGTgtccatggcacagctgggtgcCCAGGGATGTCCCTTTGTGGCCATGGCATGGCTGGGTGCCCAGGGTGTCCCTTCCCGGCCATGGTGTCCCCACgatgtccctccatgtccctggCACGGCTGGGTGCCCAGGATGTCCCTCCGTGTCCTTGGCACGGCCGGGTGCCCACGATGCCCCTCCATGGCCATGGTGTCCCCACGATGTCCCTCCACGGCCACCCCTCCGGGCGTCCCTGCCCAGCGGGTCCGCGTGGGTGCCAGCGCTCCGTGCCATCCTTGGCACCGCCACCGAGCGTTGCCACAGCGCTCAGGCCACGGGGCCACCCCAAAAGCGCCATCCCCCTCGTGTCGCGGCGTCCCCAAGAGCCCCCTCTCCGCAGGGACCGTGTTCTACGCCACGGCTCCGGGGCGCTTCACCTGGCAGGGCGCCCGCCGGCACTGCCGCAGCCGCGGGGCAGCGCTGGCCACCACGGGCCAGCTCTACCTGGCCTGGCGACAGGGCCTGGACCAGTGCGACCCGGGCTGGCTGGCGGACGGCAGCGTGCGCTACCCCATCCGCCAGGCGCGCCCCAAGTGCGGGGGCGAGGCCCCGGGCGTGCGCACCCTCTACCAGTTCCCGAACCGCACCGGCTTCCCCCCCGCCGCCTCCCGGTTCGACGCTTACTGCTACAAAGGTGAGGGGGACCCCCGAGCcgccccccggagccccccgccGCTCCCTCCTTCCCGCGGGGAAAATTGCTGCGGATTAATATTTAATTGGGGAATTAATGAGATAAATGAGGGGGGCGGCGCTGGGAGGGAGCTCAGCTCCGCCCGGCTGCGGGGCGGGGGATGCCGTGCtcggtgctgagggagctgcggGACCCCCGGGTGCCCTCGGTGGCACCGCTGACCCCcgtgctgtccccacagccgcGGGTCCCGGTGACGCGGAGCCGCCGGTGCTGCCGGTGCCGCCCACGCCCGACCCGCCGGGCAGCGACAACGTGCTGGTGGAGCACGGCGAGGACCCGGGCACGTCGGGGGACACCCGCGACGTCCCCCGCGACCGCCACGACCTCCTGTCCCCGCCGGGGCCCGCGGCGCCGGGCGGCGATGAGGACGAGCAgctgcgggcgggcggcggcggcgcggggacACCGCGCGGTGACCGCCCTGGCACGGCCCCgccaccggcaccggcaccggcggCTCCGGGGCTGCCCGCGGGCCGTGCCGCATCCCCGCCGCCCACCGCGGCCACCGCGCCGGCCTGGCCCCACGAGGAGGAGCCTCTGAACGCGGTGGATGCCGAGAGCGCCCGGCGGGACCCTCCGAGCGCCAGCGCGGCCCGAGGAGACCCCGCGGGACCCCCGGGCACCCACCCGGCCCATCCCCACGGCCCAGCCCCGGAGCGCAGCGCCGGCCCGTCCTTGTCACCGCCTGGGCTGGGCACGGTCCCCAGGGcggccccggagccccccggcaCCACCCCGGGCAGCTCCAGCGCCCCGAGGCGGAGCTACCCCGGCCTCAACGGGCGCTACTTCCAGCTCCAGCGGCACCGGGACCCCGCGGTGACAGCGGGAATCGTCACCTCTGGGGACCCCGCGGTGGCAGCGGGGACCGTCACCCAGGCCCCCGCGCTGGCGCAGGAGGTGCGGGGAGCCGCGGCCAATGCCGTGGAGCTGTGGAGCCCCCCCCGAGGCGGCA
The DNA window shown above is from Ammospiza caudacuta isolate bAmmCau1 chromosome 28, bAmmCau1.pri, whole genome shotgun sequence and carries:
- the LOC131568872 gene encoding collagen alpha-1(I) chain-like; translation: MGGGGAFGRVLSQQTAYPGSGQGTRDAPALPGQGHHSRCPHGRAVSPGRNRSLLVAAAGTTRSVRGSPVPRARAGPGADPGPRRDIGDSAGDTGGVAGQRGTAHPAEMQRDIGVPTLRTPNPAVPPAVPKPTGCPQAHRSPPDLRCPRGSLRPAVPPTHGRHGGAHPQRVPPSRLPSLELLLHPQPEPPGPSQHPPPSRRRGVPGAPGCPAGVPGAPGCPAGVPGAAAGARRRGRLRVPSSLPTTKEFCKPRCRHISQRCRCHRPHRRHRAPHSCSPRSPAASPARIRLGSRHGAAGAGVGVAVTVPIPAPSADPSRSCRSRAGVTVPTAGPQRGRCRCPCRCPCRCPCRCRTYLLRAQGAPGLIAAGGAEQPRRHRGLKAALGAGGSGPGPPGGGRAGPGRANRGWRRAGPSPPVPPVPPPAPARSGGEPAPAPRCPAQGEGRPRMRRPPKPGPAPPNRGRPLPMERGRPLRPAQRGRGWGVPTGRGGSKRALGEMGGRGRGGALMGVGSRRGCVPALPAHRAPLFPSFMRLQLAGPARGGIDGLIPHSLRAQPVPRVTHPKKLHHSCSQPDPGPREGPGASRGPKGDSGGAVFGDTSDDRAKPGGWRGREPPEPLRFGAAAPRGPGAPPGTERPRSAARCPRTAAGGSGGPRAEPPEPLVIPLSSAGG